A window of the Candidatus Tisiphia endosymbiont of Dascillus cervinus genome harbors these coding sequences:
- a CDS encoding acetylglutamate kinase, with protein MQKNCSLIWQNALNYKEKEGKGFARVKDTSLIKDIIRRSSEVRDQVMVFKLPSLIIDDDKLLTNFAEVIQLLDSCGIKIFIVHDHTNLVNDTLKLFGCDEKFINNIKVADYKSSQIMEMVLSGYINKRIVSKLCSLGCYAIGISCKDANLIQAKKSKLSHRRDSNQAVIDIGFVSEPVIINPEILINFEDSNIIPVITPVASDEKGNTHLLDVNLTTSIIASSLDADHLVLLCDGIEFAGEKYIRVRDINVLKEMLNNTVDPEKVSLLEAALSAIQNSSNYVHFLNSAFPDSILLSMFISKEYE; from the coding sequence GTGCAAAAGAATTGCAGTTTAATTTGGCAAAATGCATTAAATTATAAAGAAAAGGAGGGGAAAGGTTTTGCCCGTGTCAAAGATACTAGCCTAATTAAAGACATAATAAGACGTAGTAGTGAAGTTAGAGACCAAGTCATGGTATTTAAGCTACCGTCATTAATTATTGATGATGACAAATTGTTAACGAATTTTGCAGAGGTAATACAGTTACTTGACAGTTGTGGTATTAAAATCTTTATAGTTCATGATCATACTAATTTGGTAAATGATACGCTAAAATTGTTTGGCTGTGATGAAAAATTTATCAATAATATTAAGGTAGCCGATTATAAAAGCTCGCAGATTATGGAAATGGTTCTGTCTGGCTATATTAATAAGCGTATAGTTTCAAAGCTCTGTAGTTTAGGTTGTTATGCTATTGGTATTTCCTGCAAAGATGCTAATCTTATTCAAGCTAAAAAATCAAAATTATCACATAGGAGAGACAGTAATCAAGCTGTAATAGATATTGGGTTTGTCAGTGAACCAGTTATAATAAACCCTGAGATTTTAATAAATTTTGAAGATAGTAATATTATTCCTGTTATAACACCAGTAGCTAGTGATGAAAAAGGCAATACTCATCTACTGGATGTAAATCTGACGACCTCGATAATTGCTTCCTCATTAGATGCAGATCATTTAGTATTATTATGTGATGGGATAGAATTTGCCGGAGAGAAGTACATACGAGTAAGGGATATTAATGTATTGAAAGAGATGTTGAATAATACTGTTGATCCTGAAAAAGTTAGCTTGCTTGAAGCAGCTTTAAGTGCTATTCAAAACAGTAGCAATTATGTACATTTTCTCAATTCGGCTTTCCCTGATTCGATATTGTTAAGTATGTTTATAAGTAAAGAATATGAGTGA
- a CDS encoding VirB4 family type IV secretion/conjugal transfer ATPase, whose protein sequence is MKLSVTKIAKESRSRKEKPASHFIPYKCHWDSNTILTKNNELLQVVKVGGFSFETADDEDLDIKKNIRNSLLKNMSSGNIVMYFHTIRRRKPVIFDGLEYTSDPTIKVPNDFTTYLSNEWRKKHAGSRSFFNELYVSILYRPDKAGVAIIEYFIKKLMQKSDKSAWENDMRDMQDSLREMSSRVVNTFHSYSARLLGVRKSNSGYCCDIMEFLGTLVNCGSSMQMAVPRNSIDQYLPTHRLFFGSRSIEARGPKGRRYAGILSILEYGPSTSAGIFDGFLQMPFEFVMTQSFVFANRTVAISKMQLQQNRMIQAGDKAVSQIAEISRALDMATSGDIGFGEHHFSLLCSDSNLKSLEDTLSMASVELSNSGIQPVRERINMEPSYWGQLPGNMDYIVRGSTINTLNMASFASMHNYPLGKVFNNHWGEYVTVLDTTSGTPFYFSFHVRDVGHTLIIGPTGAGKTVLMNFLCAQAQKFKPRMFFFDKDHGAEIFIRSLNGIYTTIDPGGECNFNPLQLDDTGENRTFILEWLKVLVTSNGESLSSEDNKILSQAVSGNFKLEKKDRRLKNVVAFLGIDGPNSLAGRIAMWVGKGSHARIFDNEADNIDLQQARVFGFDMTELLKDPVSLAPVLLYIFHRISISLDGQRTMIVLDEAWALIDNPVFAPKIKDWLKVLRKLNTFVIFATQSVEDAAKSRISDTLIQQTATQIFLPNLKATDIYRSAFMLSQREYILIKTTDPTSRYFLIKQGVDAVVAKISLDGMTDIINVLSGRVETVLLLDRIREKYGNDPEKWLPVFYEEVKSL, encoded by the coding sequence ATAAAATTATCTGTAACAAAAATAGCCAAAGAGTCGAGATCTAGGAAAGAAAAACCTGCTTCTCATTTTATTCCTTATAAATGCCATTGGGATAGTAATACTATTTTAACTAAAAATAATGAATTATTACAAGTAGTAAAAGTAGGTGGTTTCTCCTTTGAAACAGCCGATGATGAAGATTTAGATATTAAAAAAAATATCAGGAATTCGTTACTTAAAAATATGTCATCAGGCAATATTGTGATGTATTTCCACACGATCAGGAGACGCAAACCAGTGATTTTTGATGGGCTTGAATATACCTCTGACCCTACCATAAAAGTACCTAATGATTTCACAACTTATTTATCAAATGAATGGCGTAAGAAACATGCAGGTTCTAGGTCGTTTTTTAATGAATTATATGTTAGTATTCTTTATAGACCAGATAAAGCTGGGGTTGCTATAATCGAATATTTCATTAAAAAGCTGATGCAAAAGTCTGATAAATCAGCTTGGGAAAATGACATGCGAGATATGCAGGATAGTTTGCGAGAAATGTCCTCAAGAGTAGTTAATACATTCCATAGTTATTCGGCGAGGTTACTTGGCGTACGCAAGTCAAATAGTGGCTATTGTTGTGATATTATGGAATTCTTGGGTACTTTGGTGAATTGTGGATCTTCAATGCAAATGGCCGTTCCAAGAAATTCAATAGACCAATATCTCCCCACTCATAGATTGTTTTTTGGTTCTAGATCTATAGAAGCACGTGGTCCAAAGGGTAGAAGATACGCCGGTATATTAAGTATTTTAGAGTATGGACCATCTACGTCAGCTGGAATTTTTGACGGATTTTTACAAATGCCTTTTGAGTTTGTAATGACCCAAAGTTTTGTTTTTGCTAATAGGACAGTGGCGATTAGCAAAATGCAACTACAACAAAATAGAATGATTCAAGCAGGGGATAAAGCTGTATCACAAATTGCTGAAATCTCTCGAGCACTTGATATGGCTACCAGTGGTGATATTGGTTTTGGAGAGCATCATTTTTCGCTTCTATGCTCTGATAGTAATTTAAAATCCCTTGAGGATACCCTATCTATGGCTTCTGTTGAACTCTCCAATTCTGGAATTCAACCTGTTAGAGAAAGAATTAATATGGAACCAAGTTATTGGGGGCAGCTTCCTGGAAATATGGATTATATAGTAAGGGGTTCGACTATAAATACTTTAAACATGGCTAGTTTTGCATCTATGCACAATTATCCATTAGGTAAGGTTTTTAATAATCACTGGGGAGAATATGTAACTGTACTCGATACTACCTCGGGAACACCTTTTTATTTCAGTTTTCATGTTAGAGATGTTGGGCATACTCTGATCATTGGCCCAACTGGTGCTGGTAAAACAGTATTAATGAATTTTTTATGTGCACAAGCACAAAAATTTAAACCTAGAATGTTTTTCTTTGATAAAGACCACGGTGCTGAAATATTTATTAGATCACTTAATGGGATTTATACCACAATTGATCCAGGAGGAGAATGTAACTTTAATCCTTTGCAACTTGATGATACTGGGGAGAATAGAACATTTATATTAGAATGGCTTAAAGTATTGGTGACTTCTAATGGAGAGTCGTTATCATCAGAAGATAATAAGATTTTATCACAAGCAGTAAGTGGTAATTTTAAGTTAGAGAAAAAAGATAGAAGATTAAAAAATGTTGTAGCATTTTTAGGCATAGATGGTCCTAATAGCTTAGCAGGCAGGATTGCTATGTGGGTTGGTAAAGGCTCTCATGCTAGAATATTTGATAATGAGGCAGATAATATTGATTTGCAGCAAGCTCGAGTATTTGGCTTTGATATGACCGAACTGTTAAAAGATCCAGTTAGTCTTGCTCCTGTGCTACTATATATTTTCCATAGGATTAGTATTTCTTTAGATGGTCAAAGAACTATGATAGTTCTTGATGAGGCGTGGGCTTTGATTGATAATCCAGTATTTGCTCCCAAAATTAAGGACTGGCTAAAGGTTTTGCGTAAGTTAAATACTTTTGTAATTTTTGCTACCCAAAGTGTTGAAGATGCAGCTAAAAGCAGGATTAGTGATACCTTGATCCAACAAACTGCAACACAAATATTCTTACCAAACCTTAAGGCAACTGATATTTATCGTAGTGCTTTTATGCTTAGTCAACGTGAATATATTTTGATAAAAACTACAGATCCAACATCGCGTTATTTCTTAATAAAACAGGGGGTAGATGCAGTTGTTGCAAAAATAAGTTTAGATGGTATGACTGATATTATCAATGTTCTTTCTGGTCGGGTTGAAACAGTGTTATTGTTAGATCGGATTAGAGAGAAATATGGTAATGATCCTGAGAAATGGTTACCGGTATTTTATGAGGAAGTAAAATCACTTTAG
- the yihA gene encoding ribosome biogenesis GTP-binding protein YihA/YsxC, giving the protein MSVDKVTKLFRQEVKFIAGVAKINQFPSIFLPEIAFVGKSNVGKSSLINSICNNSSLARVSNTPGRTRQINFFSLADKLILVDLPGYGFAEVPIYIRQQWETLIAYYLRTSLNLKLVNLLIDARRGIKQNDVEIAKLLLSCNKNFQIVFTKSDKVTHRENLTTITQNFLATLGYSCNVIYTSSRSKEGAKELQFNLAKCIKL; this is encoded by the coding sequence ATGTCGGTTGATAAGGTTACAAAACTTTTCCGTCAAGAAGTAAAATTCATCGCTGGTGTGGCAAAAATAAATCAGTTTCCTAGCATATTTTTGCCAGAAATTGCATTTGTCGGCAAATCAAATGTTGGCAAGTCAAGTTTGATTAATAGTATATGTAATAATTCAAGTCTTGCTAGGGTGTCTAATACCCCTGGTCGTACTAGGCAAATAAATTTTTTCTCCCTTGCCGATAAACTTATTTTAGTTGATCTTCCTGGATATGGCTTTGCAGAAGTACCAATATACATAAGGCAGCAGTGGGAAACCTTAATAGCATATTATCTCAGAACGAGTTTAAACCTCAAATTAGTAAATTTATTGATTGATGCTAGAAGAGGAATAAAGCAAAATGACGTAGAGATTGCTAAATTATTACTTTCTTGTAATAAAAATTTTCAAATTGTTTTTACAAAGTCGGATAAGGTAACACATAGAGAAAACCTAACAACGATAACACAGAATTTTCTTGCAACTTTAGGCTACTCCTGTAATGTAATTTATACAAGTAGCAGGAGTAAAGAAGGTGCAAAAGAATTGCAGTTTAATTTGGCAAAATGCATTAAATTATAA
- a CDS encoding type IV secretion system protein: MHYNFIKNLLSGTKIFAKIVVLCSLLNFTIIHNSYAEEKGTLDTITGILLGLTCETQGVGDLLRTEFSHTCIPASFFTFAVANIISPGLYANTMLRLKINDHELFDGDYPGGQCARNNKIDPNDPKLTFAFCNNVKLAAVRVQAITISALAIAKAVLTGSDPWEEIMNAWKSNKASFHTIYKDTKDGYSGVMLDVPIPVIFKVVKIKDTMCVAAPTILADWVSVGCKYIREPYPESIYATFMSLDGGTKKGPNTATDPMAIVDCGLSSSSCYQRAYNNSKAAIVISSPLIECIKEMTARLLVSKDVCTFDDINKVINSSKRESSILFQFQRNMHRTVTALLTIYVIFFGFKIILSGDVPPKNEIINFVLKMLFVTYFSVGINITPGSNSDYNRLDGMVQWAFPLLLGGIDTLAGWVMNASPSELCKFDAKDYDKNLSYMALWDSLDCHVSHYLGLDILSTLLVENQYKNHDFKSFDFFSFSAPPYVYLLIPAIISGNMTLVSLALSYPLLVISVGAFMVNATVMCMISIVILGVLAPIFVPMFLFEYTRGYFESWVKLLISFLLQPMVVVTFLIMMFSVYDFGFYGHCKYESKPIQNSIESEGDGKRKVKIFYVNTNWDGYLNKDDVKSCKNSLGYMLNNPLATVFDFAKDNLNEIVKEKPGSGSTSDHLSKYQFLQGIIMGPGMFFVSPKLVFEKIKDIALALITACFTLYLMYHFSSQLAEFAADMTEGVPLSGVAIHPQAIYKAGMAALGAAGKMQAADKVARGATKDMGGGGGSAEDTEATGGESAEDSLDTSGSSRDTVSTTGGGGGKSLGGGLPISPTRHIAESTAASVSESSSSNAGGSSRESRANLQTIDEPILPPTNKIVETEDFVNRSPQIATTNTQELGRTVEKSSPAKELPKEQKTHELLSKTLGGLEDSNIQAGKAGDIKQEIKNREEKVRKESYLKTRPAKKTTTARTNVKKDGSDENS, encoded by the coding sequence ATGCATTATAATTTTATAAAAAATTTACTTAGTGGGACAAAAATATTTGCTAAAATAGTAGTGCTATGCAGTCTACTAAATTTTACTATTATCCATAATAGTTATGCAGAAGAAAAAGGTACTTTAGATACTATAACTGGTATTCTTTTAGGTTTAACCTGTGAGACTCAAGGTGTTGGCGACTTATTACGTACAGAATTCTCTCACACTTGTATACCAGCATCATTTTTTACCTTTGCTGTTGCTAATATAATTTCGCCAGGATTATATGCAAATACCATGCTACGTCTTAAAATAAATGACCATGAATTATTTGATGGAGATTACCCTGGAGGACAATGTGCAAGAAATAATAAAATTGATCCAAATGACCCTAAATTAACCTTTGCATTTTGTAATAATGTTAAGCTAGCAGCTGTTAGAGTACAGGCAATAACCATTTCTGCTCTTGCTATTGCTAAAGCCGTATTAACCGGTTCTGATCCGTGGGAAGAGATTATGAATGCATGGAAAAGCAATAAAGCATCATTTCATACTATTTATAAGGACACAAAAGATGGTTATTCTGGTGTAATGTTGGACGTACCTATACCAGTTATTTTTAAAGTAGTAAAAATAAAAGATACCATGTGTGTGGCTGCTCCTACTATATTAGCAGATTGGGTATCAGTTGGCTGTAAGTATATTAGAGAACCTTACCCTGAATCGATCTATGCGACTTTTATGAGTCTTGATGGTGGAACTAAGAAAGGTCCTAATACCGCTACTGACCCAATGGCAATAGTTGATTGTGGTTTATCATCTTCTAGTTGTTACCAAAGAGCTTATAATAATTCTAAGGCAGCCATCGTTATCTCTTCACCATTAATAGAATGTATTAAAGAAATGACAGCAAGATTACTGGTTAGTAAAGATGTTTGTACATTTGATGATATTAATAAAGTAATTAATTCAAGCAAAAGAGAAAGTAGCATATTATTTCAATTTCAACGTAATATGCACCGCACTGTTACCGCTTTATTGACTATATATGTAATTTTCTTTGGTTTTAAAATTATACTTTCTGGTGATGTTCCTCCTAAAAATGAAATAATTAATTTTGTATTAAAGATGTTGTTTGTAACCTATTTTTCTGTAGGTATAAACATTACTCCTGGTAGTAATTCTGACTATAATCGACTAGATGGTATGGTACAATGGGCTTTTCCTTTATTATTAGGAGGAATAGATACACTTGCTGGTTGGGTTATGAATGCTTCTCCATCAGAGTTGTGTAAATTTGATGCTAAAGATTACGATAAAAATCTTTCTTATATGGCATTATGGGATTCATTAGACTGTCATGTAAGCCATTATTTAGGATTAGATATCCTATCAACCTTACTGGTAGAAAATCAATATAAAAATCATGATTTCAAGAGTTTTGACTTTTTTAGTTTCTCAGCCCCACCTTATGTATATTTACTGATTCCTGCTATTATTTCAGGTAACATGACTCTAGTATCCTTGGCACTGTCCTATCCTTTATTAGTGATTTCTGTTGGAGCGTTTATGGTGAATGCTACAGTGATGTGCATGATATCTATAGTAATATTAGGTGTTTTAGCTCCTATTTTTGTGCCAATGTTTTTATTTGAATATACTCGTGGTTACTTTGAATCATGGGTAAAGTTATTAATATCATTTTTGCTACAACCTATGGTAGTGGTAACCTTTCTGATTATGATGTTTTCAGTTTATGATTTCGGTTTTTATGGTCACTGTAAATATGAAAGTAAACCTATACAAAATAGTATAGAAAGTGAAGGAGATGGAAAAAGAAAGGTAAAAATATTTTATGTTAATACTAATTGGGATGGATATCTTAATAAAGACGATGTTAAAAGTTGTAAGAATAGCCTAGGTTATATGCTTAATAATCCACTTGCAACAGTTTTTGATTTTGCCAAAGATAACCTAAATGAGATAGTGAAAGAAAAACCAGGTAGTGGTAGTACAAGCGATCATTTATCTAAATACCAATTTTTGCAGGGCATTATTATGGGACCCGGTATGTTCTTTGTATCACCCAAATTAGTTTTTGAGAAAATTAAGGATATTGCTCTAGCTTTAATTACTGCCTGCTTTACTTTGTATTTAATGTATCACTTTAGTAGCCAATTAGCAGAGTTTGCGGCTGATATGACTGAAGGTGTACCTCTTAGTGGTGTTGCCATACATCCACAAGCAATATACAAAGCTGGTATGGCTGCTCTTGGAGCTGCTGGTAAAATGCAGGCGGCTGATAAAGTAGCTAGAGGTGCTACTAAGGATATGGGTGGTGGAGGTGGATCAGCTGAAGATACTGAAGCTACTGGTGGTGAATCAGCAGAAGATAGCTTAGACACCAGCGGTTCATCTAGAGATACTGTATCAACAACAGGAGGAGGTGGTGGTAAGTCTCTAGGTGGTGGACTTCCTATCTCTCCAACCCGTCATATAGCAGAATCTACTGCAGCTAGTGTATCTGAATCGAGTTCTTCAAATGCAGGAGGTTCTTCAAGGGAATCAAGGGCTAATTTGCAGACTATTGACGAACCTATTCTACCTCCAACTAATAAAATAGTAGAAACAGAGGATTTTGTTAATAGATCACCACAGATAGCTACAACAAATACACAAGAATTAGGAAGGACAGTAGAGAAATCAAGTCCTGCTAAGGAATTACCAAAAGAGCAAAAGACCCATGAGTTACTCTCTAAAACTTTGGGAGGACTTGAGGATTCTAATATACAAGCTGGAAAGGCTGGTGACATTAAACAAGAAATAAAAAATCGTGAGGAAAAAGTTAGGAAGGAAAGCTATCTTAAAACTAGACCAGCTAAGAAAACTACAACTGCTAGAACTAATGTAAAAAAAGATGGCTCTGATGAAAATTCATAA
- a CDS encoding VirB3 family type IV secretion system protein: MSGSLVSDPLFVGLTRPAMIFGVSIKFAALNMIISMSLFIQSNSVMNLLVAFVIHMIGYVICFKEPRFIELLLNKSSKCSQCPNKSFYGANSYGI; this comes from the coding sequence ATGTCAGGCAGTTTAGTATCAGACCCGTTATTTGTCGGTTTAACAAGACCTGCAATGATATTTGGTGTGAGTATAAAATTTGCAGCACTTAATATGATTATATCTATGTCATTATTTATTCAAAGTAATAGTGTTATGAATTTGCTTGTTGCTTTTGTGATTCATATGATAGGGTATGTAATATGTTTTAAAGAACCAAGATTTATAGAATTGCTTTTAAATAAATCTTCTAAATGTAGTCAGTGTCCTAATAAATCATTCTATGGAGCGAATTCATACGGTATCTAG
- the yidC gene encoding membrane protein insertase YidC: MNHNIVNLVAAIVLSLGIIFGWQYFYDKPRLQKLEQQNKIYNKQVQELKKKNVQVEASKEAESFVATKRIQINSELLSGSIALKGLRFDDLVLLKYKQDLSKDSKPVVLFAHSQSEEAYFAEIGWFNKDNSTILPDSETLWQADNDELTPEKAVNLSWTNKDGVKFLVTISMDSNYLFTIDQTTVNDSKQPISVQYYGLINRKYTGKEKVANILHQGPIGAIDGRLKEHSFDDLKDKKTEKFPQGVVDWIGITDKYWLASLIPDKISKYSSNFNCVIKNGIEKYQVDFISPTQTIEVGNKFTISQRLFAGAKKVDLLDKYEKQYNIKLFDRAIDFGWFYIITKPVFNAMNFFYHYVGNFGISILIVTVIIKLLMFTLANKSYRSMKKTKNLQPEVERIRTLYADDKMRLNQEVMALYKREKVNPIAGCLPLIVQIPVFFSIYKVLNVTIEMRQSPFFGWIKDLSAPDPTTIFNLFGLLPFTCPSFLMIGVWSIFMALTMFLQQRMSPEPADPVQAQVMKFMPLVFLVMFSSFPAGLLIYWSWNNILSIIQQYYINKLDNNVG; the protein is encoded by the coding sequence ATGAATCATAACATAGTTAACTTGGTAGCTGCCATTGTCTTGTCCCTTGGTATTATTTTTGGATGGCAATATTTTTACGATAAACCAAGATTACAAAAATTAGAACAGCAAAATAAAATATATAATAAGCAAGTTCAAGAGTTAAAGAAAAAGAATGTTCAAGTAGAAGCCTCTAAAGAAGCTGAATCCTTTGTTGCTACCAAGAGAATTCAGATAAACTCAGAATTACTTTCCGGATCGATTGCTTTAAAAGGGTTAAGGTTTGATGATTTGGTTTTATTGAAGTATAAGCAAGATCTATCAAAAGACAGTAAGCCTGTTGTATTATTTGCTCATTCTCAGTCAGAAGAAGCCTATTTTGCAGAAATAGGTTGGTTTAATAAAGATAACAGTACTATCCTTCCTGATAGCGAAACTCTTTGGCAGGCTGATAATGATGAGTTAACTCCTGAAAAAGCTGTAAATTTATCATGGACTAACAAAGATGGGGTTAAATTCTTGGTTACTATTAGCATGGATAGTAATTACTTGTTCACCATAGATCAAACTACGGTAAATGATAGTAAGCAGCCAATATCAGTTCAGTATTATGGACTAATTAACCGTAAATATACTGGCAAAGAGAAAGTGGCTAATATCCTGCATCAAGGACCAATTGGTGCTATTGATGGTAGGCTTAAAGAACATTCCTTTGATGACTTAAAAGATAAAAAGACTGAAAAATTTCCGCAAGGCGTTGTTGATTGGATTGGCATAACAGATAAATATTGGCTAGCTTCCTTAATTCCGGATAAAATTAGCAAGTATAGTTCTAATTTCAATTGTGTAATAAAAAACGGTATTGAAAAATATCAGGTTGACTTCATTTCACCAACTCAAACTATAGAAGTAGGAAACAAATTTACTATATCACAAAGATTATTTGCCGGAGCAAAGAAAGTTGATTTATTAGATAAATACGAAAAGCAATATAATATTAAGTTATTTGACCGGGCAATTGATTTTGGTTGGTTTTATATAATCACTAAGCCAGTCTTTAATGCTATGAACTTTTTCTATCACTATGTTGGTAACTTCGGTATTAGTATCTTGATTGTAACTGTTATCATAAAACTGCTAATGTTTACTCTAGCTAATAAATCATATCGTTCGATGAAAAAGACAAAAAATCTTCAGCCTGAAGTCGAGAGAATTAGGACTTTATATGCTGATGATAAAATGAGGCTTAACCAAGAAGTTATGGCATTGTACAAAAGAGAAAAGGTTAATCCCATAGCTGGTTGTCTCCCCCTTATTGTACAAATCCCAGTATTTTTCTCAATTTATAAAGTGTTAAATGTAACTATTGAGATGCGTCAATCACCATTTTTTGGTTGGATAAAAGATTTATCTGCTCCGGATCCCACAACAATTTTCAACTTGTTTGGATTACTGCCATTTACGTGTCCAAGCTTCCTGATGATTGGTGTATGGTCCATTTTTATGGCTCTGACTATGTTTCTACAGCAAAGGATGAGTCCAGAGCCAGCTGATCCAGTTCAAGCTCAAGTAATGAAATTTATGCCGCTGGTTTTCTTAGTAATGTTTAGTAGTTTTCCAGCAGGATTACTGATTTACTGGTCTTGGAATAACATTTTATCGATAATTCAACAATATTACATCAATAAGTTAGACAATAATGTCGGTTGA